A single window of Oxyura jamaicensis isolate SHBP4307 breed ruddy duck chromosome 3, BPBGC_Ojam_1.0, whole genome shotgun sequence DNA harbors:
- the LOC118163732 gene encoding opsin-5-like has product MEEHYISKLHPVVDYGAGVFLLLIAILTILGNSAVLATAVKRSSLLKSPELLTVNLAVADIGMAISMYPLAIASAWNHAWLGGDASCMYYALMGFLFGVCSMMTLCAMAVIRFLVTNSSKTNSNKITKNTVRILIAFIWLYSLLWAILPLVGWGYYGPEPFGISCTIAWSKFHNSSNGFSFILSMFLLCTVLPALTIVACYLGIAWKVHKAYQEIQNIDRIPNAAKLEKKLTLMAVLISVGFLSSWTPYAAASFWSIFNSSDSLQPIVTLLPCLFAKSSTAYNPFIYYIFSKTFRREIKQLQCCWGWRLHFFSTDNSAENAVSMMWSGRDNVRLSSAAKVENQGAAAH; this is encoded by the exons ATGGAGGAGCACTACATTTCCAAACTCCACCCAGTAGTGGATTACGGAGCTGGGGTCTTTCTTCTGCTCATAG CCATCCTGACCATCCTGGGAAACTCAGCCGTCCTCGCTACAGCAGTGAAGCGCTCTTCCCTCCTGAAATCTCCGGAGCTGCTCACGGTCAACTTGGCAGTGGCAGATATTGGAATGGCGATCAGCATGTATCCGCTGGCCATTGCATCCGCCTGGAACCATGCCTGGCTGGGAGGAGATGCGTCCTGCATGTATTACGCCCTGATGGGCTTCCTTTTTGGTGTCTGCAGCATGATGACGCTGTGTGCCATGGCCGTGATTCGGTTCCTTGTTACCAATTCCTCCAAAACGAACA GTAACAAAATCACCAAGAACACTGTCCGCATCCTGATCGCTTTCATCTGGCTCTACTCCTTGCTCTGGGCTATTCTGCCCTTAGTAGGCTGGGGCTACTACGGCCCCGAGCCGTTTGGCATCTCATGTACAATAGCCTGGAGCAAATTCCACAACTCCTCCAACGGCTTCTCGTTCATCCTGAGCATGTTCCTCCTGTGCACAGTCCTGCCTGCACTGACCATCGTCGCCTGCTACTTGGGAATCGCCTGGAAGGTTCATAAGGCATACCAAGAGATCCAGAACATCGACAGGATCCCTAATGCAGCGAAACTGGAGAAGAAGCTGACATTG ATGGCCGTGCTCATCTCGGTCGGGTTCCTGAGCTCGTGGACACCGTACGCAGCAGCCAGCTTCTGGTCCATATTTAACTCCAGCGATTCCCTGCAGCCCATCGTCACACTGCTGCCGTGCCTGTTTGCCAAATCTTCAACCGCCTACAACCCTTTTATCTACTACATCTTCAGCAAAACTTTCCGCCGCGAAATTAaacagctgcagtgctgctggggctggcggcTGCATTTCTTCAGCACCGACAACTCCGCTGAAAATGCTGTCTCGATGATGTGGAGCGGGAGGGACAACGTGCGCCTCTCTTCCGCTGCAAAGGTGGAGaaccagggagctgcagctcacTGA